The stretch of DNA CTCGCGGGTCTCTCCCTCGACGGTGACCTGCCCTTCGGCCATCGCTTCCAGCAGCGCGGCCTGGGTTTTCGGCGGCGCGCGGTTGATCTCGTCGGCCAGCACGACGTTCGCGAAGATCGGGCCGGGCTGGAACTCGAAGTCGCCCTCGTTCTCGTGGAACACGTTCGTCCCGGTGATGTCCGCCGGCAGCAGGTCCGGCGTGAACTGGATCCGGGAGAAGGAGAGCCCCAGTGCGGTCGAGACGCTCTGGGCGGTCAACGTCTTCCCCGTGCCGGGGACGTCTTCAAGCAGGACGTGCCCGCGGGCGAGCACGCCGACGAGGACGGTTTCGAGGAACTCACGGCGAACGATCACGGCTCCCTCGATGGCGTCGAGCACTGCCTCACAGCGCTCGCCAGCCTCCGAGGCGGAGGGCGTGTCAGTCGTCATTCACCCGGTAGGTCGCGCCGGGGGCCCAAAGTTCCTGCCCCTCACGGCGTCCCCGATCCGGACGCGGGGCCGAGCAATCCGCGGTAGCTATTTCGATCCCCGAGGTGAACGTGCGGGCATGTCGCTCCGAACGTGGCTGGCACGGCTCCCCCGGCGACGTCCGTGGCTCGCGCTCGCGCTGGCGGTCCTGGTCGTCGAGATCGTCGGCGCGTCGGGCGCGGTGTTCACGGCACAGGGGCTGGGCGCGTGGTACGCCTCCCTCGAACGCCCGGCGGTCGCGCCGCCGAACTGGGTGTTCGGGCCGGTGTGGACGGCGCTGTTCGCGTCGATGGGCGGCGCCGTCTGGCTCGTCTGGCGCCGCATCGAGTCGGCGACGGGGCCCGCCCGCCTCGCGCTCGGCGTGTTCGCGGCCCAGTTCGTGTTCAACCTCGCGTGGTCGGCGGTGTTCTTCGGGATGCGGGAGATCGCCGCCGGGCTGGCGGTGATCGGCGTACTCTGGGCGCTGATCGTCGCGACGATCCGGGCGTTCGACCGCGTCGACCGCCGGGCCGCGGTACTGCTCGTCCCCTACCTCCTGTGGGTGACGTTCGCGGCGTACCTGAACTACCGGTTCTGGGTACTGAACTGACTCGCGGGAGCCAGCGCGCTACCGGTCGAACTCCGGGGTACGACTCTCCCGGAACGCCGCGACGCCCTCCTCGTGGGCGGGCGTGTCGTACGCAAGCGACTGGAGGGCCGCCTCTCGCTGGAGCCCGTCGCGCCACTGCTGGCCGAGGCTGTCGTGGATCGCCTCCTTCGCGAGCCCGACGTTCGCGGTCGGTTTGCTCTGCAGTGTTTCGAGCAGCTCGTCGACGCGAGCGTCGAGTTCGTCGCCCGGCACCGCCTCGTTGACGAGATCCATCGCCGCCGCCTCGTCGGCGCCGACGAGCTCGCCGGTGAACGCGAGCTCCTTCGTCTTCCGGAGGCCGATCAGGTGCGGCAGGATCGCCGTTGCGCCCATGTCGGGGATCAGCCCGACGTTGACGAACGAGGCGCCAAAGCGGGCGGACTCGGCGGCGTACGCGAAGTCGGCGACGGCGACCAGCGACAGCCCCGCGCCGACCGCGTCGCCGTTCACCTTCGCGACGATCGGCACCGGCGCCGAGAGCGCGTTCTCGGCGACGCGGCCGAACGTCGCCTGTACGCGCTCGTACGCCTCCGCGGTCGTCCAGTCGCGCTCGGCCATCGAATCGATATCGCCCCCGGCGCTGAACGCGTCGCCCTCGCCGGTGATCACGGCGGCGTCGTGGCTCTCGGGGTCGAGGTCCCCGAACGCGTCCGCCAGTTCGGCGGCGACGTCGGTGGTCATCGCGTTGTACACGTCGGGCCGGTCGAAGGTGATGCGCTTGACTGCGCCGTCGTCGATCTGCATGGGTAGGCCCGGGGCCGGCGGCGCCTTAGTTCCCGTCGCTGTGGGCGGAGCGAGGCTCGACGTCGAACACCTGCGAGAACAGCGCGTTCTGTCCGCGCCTGAGCCGTTCGAGAAAGGCCGACTTGCTGATCCCGATCGCGTCGGCGACCTCGCCGGCTGTGGTCCGGCGCGGGACCGTGAAGTACCCCATCTCGACGGCGGCCCTGATCGCCTCGGTCTGGGCGGGAGTGAGGTCCCACCGCTCGGCCACGGTGCTGTCCTCCTCCGGGCCGAGTGCGTACACTCGTTCCAGTTCGACGCCGACGGTCTCACCGGCGGTCGCCATCACGGCCTGCAGGATCTCTTGGCCGACGACGGCGCCGGTCAGCAGCGCGTCCCCGCGCTCGTAGCGCAGCGACTCGACGACGAACCCCGCGCTCACGAGTTCGTGGACGACGCTGCGCTGGAGGGAGAGACAGCGGTAGCTGTGGCGGCCGTCGACGGTCGCCCGATAGAGATATCGAATACGGTCGTCGGCGTCGAGCGCGGCGGTGAACGCCTCGTTCGGCGCCGCGCTGAACCGTAGGAGGACGTTGCCGTCGTCCCGGAGCAGCGGCGGCGCCACGTCGACGACCGCGTCGGCCGCCCGGGAGGCCTCGGCGAGCGGACAGTCATCGCCCCTGATGCGGAACTCCGCCATCAGGCACTCGTCGATCATCGGCCGAGAGAGGCGCCGGAAGTATTTAAAACCCGGCTATAGACTGCCGAACCGGTAAGGTCGATCGTCGACAACCAACGACCATGAACATCGAGGAGGTCAAAGCACAGGCCGGACCGCGCGCGTTCAGCCCGCGGGACGACCTACCCCGGGAGTACCGCGAGGCGGCGACGCGGATGCTCGAGTTCCACGCCAACAGTGAGATCATGGGCGCGTACTTAGAGCGCCCGTTCATCCGCAAGGCGCCCAGCCTTGAGCGGAAGATGGCGTTCAGCGCCAAGACGCAGGACGAGATCGGCCACGGGCAGATGCTCTACCGCGCCGCGGAGTCGCTGGGCATCAAGACCCGCGACGAGATGCTCGAGGACCTCGCCAACGGCGACGGGAAGTTCCTCAACTGCTTCCACTACCCGATGGAGCGCTACGTCGAGACGCCGATGATCGCCTTCTTCGTCGACGGCGCCGCGATGCGCCGGCAGGCGACGCTGAAGTCCTCCAGTTGGGAGCCGTACGCCCACGCGATGGACAAGATCTGCTTCGAGGAGGGGATGCACGTCAAACACGGCGAGTCGATCCTGCGGGAGCTGATGAGCGGCTCGAAGAAGGAACAGGAGATGACCCAGGAGGCGTTCGAGCAGTGGTGGCCCCGCATCCTGCAGTTCTTCGGGCCGACCGACGATCAGAGCACCCACCACGACTTCGCCGAGCAGGTGGGGCTGAAGACGAAGTCCAACGACGAGCTCCGGAACGCGTTCCTCAACACGTACATGCCCAAAGCCGAGAACTACGGGCTGGAAATCCCCGACGAGCCGCGCATCCGGGACAACGGCGACGGCACCTACGAGGTCGTGGAGGACGACCTCGACTGGGAGGAGTTCTTCACCGTCTCCAAGAACGAGTACGAGGGCAGCAAGCAGCAGATCGAGAGCCGAGCACGGGCACAGGAGGCCGTCCAGTGGGTGCGCGACATGCTGGACGGGCAGTCGACCACCGGGAGCGGCCCCACGCCGCAGGCGGCTGACTGACCATGATTTGGGAAGTGTTCCGGCAGGGGACGCCCGAGGGCGCCCACGAGCACTGCGGCAACGTCCACGCCCCCGATCGGGAGATGGCCAAGCAGTTCTCGGCCATCCAGCACGGTCGGCGCAAGCCGACCCACTCGCTGTGGGTCGCTCCACAGGAGCGGGTCAGCGGCGTCTACGGCGACGAAGACGCCGGTACCGTCGACGGCGAGACGGACTGGACGGTGTTCCGGCAAGGGAAGGCAGGCGACTACCACGAGCACTGCGGGCAGGTGACCGCCGGGAGCGTCGACGACGCGAAAGCGGCAGCCCACGACGCCTTCGGCGATGACGACCCCAACAGCCTCTGGGTAGTTCAGTCGCGCTACGTCGGCGAGATCACCGACGAGGACGTCGAGTTCGGCGGCACGACGAACAAGGCGTACCGCTTCGCCCAGACGTACAACGTCGACCCGGCCGCCGAGGAGGTCAAAGCCTCCGAGAGCGAGCAGATCGAGGCCGAGCGACAGCGGGGTGACAGCTGATGGCGGCGACCGACGCCGACCTCGGCGCCCCCGACGAACTGAGCGAGCGGGAGCGCGAGGCCGTCGAGGCCCAGCTGTTCCGGCTCGCCGACGACGAGTACGTCCAGGCCGAGCGCTACACGTTCTGGCAGGTCCGCGCGCCGACGCTGGAGTCGGATCTCGCGGTCGCGAACAACGCACAGGACGAGCTCGGCCACGCGCGGCTGTGGTACGACGCGATCCAGCAACTGGGCTACTCCGAGGAGTCGCTGCTGTGGGAGAGCGAGCCCGACGACTTCCAGCACAGCACGCTCGTCGAACTTCCGTTCTCGGAGGGCGACTGGGGCGACGCGATCCTCCGTGGCTACCTGTACGACGTGGCCGAGGAGATCCGCCTCGCCGCGCTGGAGGAGTCCAGCTACGAGGCGATCCGCAACCGCACCAGCCGTATCCAGGGCGAGGAGGACTACCACGTCGAGCACGCGCAGAACTGGCTCCGGCGGATGGCTGACGACGAGGAGGCCAGTCGCCGCGTGCAGGCCGCGCTCGACCGACTCTACCCGTACGCACTGACGCTGTTCGAGCCGGTCGGGGAGGTCCACGGCGACGGCGACGATGCCGTCGCCGGCGTGGAGGACGACATCGTCGACCTCGGTATCCGCGACGCGACGCTCGACGAGATGCGCGCGGAGTGGGCGGAGCGCACGACCGCGTTCCTCACCGATCTCGGCTTCGAAGTGCCGGAGGACGCCGAGCCGGTGACGCCGACGGGGCGGGACAACGAGCACACCGAGCACTGGCACGACCTTCACGAGGAGATGGTGTCGTCCTACCGCAACCTCGGTCGCCACGAAGCGACCACACTGATGGACGATGAGTAGCGAGCCCGACGGCCCCGAGGAGTTCGACCGCCCGCGGGCCGACCCCGACGCCGGCCCGTGTGGCTACACCGAGTACGAGACCAAGGAGCGAACCACCGAGGAGGTGCCCGCCACCGGCGAGGGCGCCGAGGGGCTCGAACGCGAGGTCTGGGCGGCGCTGTACGAGGTCGAGGACCCGGAGATGCCCGTCAGCGTCGTCGACCTCGGGCTGATCTACGGGCTCGAACTCGACGACGGGGAGGCGACGATCGACATGACGCTGACCTACAGCGGCTGCCCCGCCCGCGAACTGATCCTCGACGACGTGGCGGAGGCGGCCGAGAGCGTCGACGGCGTCGACGAGGCCGAGGTCCGACTCGTCTGGGCGCCGGACTGGTCGCTCGATCTCGTCACCGAACAGGGGAAGGAAGCGCTTCGGGAGTTCGGCATCAGCGTGGAGCGATGAGCGACGAACCCACCGCGGGGCCGAGCACGAACTCGCCGGAACCGGACCCAAGCGTCACGACGAGTGGAGAAACGACGGGTGCGGAGTGTCCGTACTGCGGCTCGGAGAACACCGAGCGCGAACACCCTCGCGGACCGTCGCGCTGCCAGTCGATTCACTACTGCAACGACTGCCTCCAGCAGTTCAAGAAGTTCGAGTAGGGGCGCGGACTACTCCGCGTCTTCGTCGGCGGCGTCCTTCCGCTTGATCAGGAACTTCATGTCGCCCTCCAGCACCACTGTCTCCTCCTGGTTCTCCATCACGCAGTCGAGCACGACCAGCCCGGCGTCGTCGCGGCTGAGCTCTTTCTTCTCGGTGACCTCCATCTCCAACTGCAGCGTGTCGCCGATCGTGACGGGGTTCGGGAGGTCCATGTAGTTCATCCCCAGGAACGCGACCGCGGTGCGCTCGACGATGCCCGTCCGGTAGACGAAGCCGGTGGCTTGGACGAACGTCATCGGGCCGTGGGCGATGCGCTCGCCGAACTCCTGCTCCTCGGCGTACTCCTTGTTGGTGTGCAGTTCGGTCCAGTCGCCGCTGAGCGCGGAGTGCATCACGAAGTCCGACTCGGTGACTGTCCGCCCGACGCTGATGAACTCTTCACCGACCTCGAAGTCCTCGAAGTAGTGCGGTTCGTAGCTGTAGGCCATACCCCCGGGTTCGCCCAGTCGGGATAAATAGCTCCCGGAGGCGCCGAGTGGTCCGCTACCGGTGGTCGTAGACGCGCTGGACCTTCCCGACCTCGCTGCGGGCGATGCCGCCGGACTCGACCAGCGTGAGCTCGTCGGGCGTGAACGCGAGCACGTTCTCCAGCCGTTCGAGGATCTCCTCCTCCAGTTCGACGTGGCCCCGATCCGTCCCCTCGGCGCGCTCGACGGTGAGCTCCATCACGTCGAGGTTCTCCTCGCGGTCGAGGTCGATGCGGTAGTGGGGCGCGACGCCGTCGATGTCGAGCACCACGTCCTCGATCTCGCTGGGGTAGAGGTTCACGCCACGGACGATCAGCAGGTCGTCCGCGCGGCCGGTGACGTTGTCCATCCGGACCATCGTCCGCCCGCACTCACACTCCTCGTAGGTGAGCGTCGTCAGGTCGCCGGTCCGGTAGCGCAGGACGGGCAGTGCCTCCTTCGACAGCGTCGTGAGCACGAGTTCGCCCTCCTCGCCTTCCTCGACGGGGTCGCCCGTCTGCGGATCGACGACTTCGGGCAGGAAGCGGTCCTCCCAGATGTGGAGGCCGTCCTGTGCCTCGTGGCACTCGTTCGAGACGCCCGGGCCGACGATCTCGGAGAGCCCGTAGATGTCGATCCCCGTCACGTTCAGCCGCTGCTCGATCTCCTCACGCATCGGGTCGGTGCAGGGCTCGGCGCCGAAGATCACCGTCGAGATGGGCAGCTCTCGCGGGTCGAGGCCCATCTCCTCGGCGGTCTCGGCGAGATAGAGCGCGTAGGAGGGCGTGCAGGTGAACACGTCGCTCTCTAAGTCCCGCATCAGCTCGATCTGGCGTTGGGTCTGCCCGCCGCCGATGGGGATTACGGTCGCACCCAATTCCTCGACGCCGTAGTGGAGCCCGAGCCCGCCAGTGAACAGCCCGTAGCCGTAGGCGTTCTGGACGGTGTCGCCGGACTCGACGCCCGCCGCCGCGAGCGAGCGCGCGACCACCTCGCTCCAGACGTCCACGTCGCCGTCGGTGTAGGCGACGATCTTGGGTTTCCCCGTCGTCCCGGAAGAGGCGTGAATCCGGCTCACCTCGTCGTCGTCGACGGCGAACAGCCCGTCGGGGTACTCGTCGCGGAAGTCCTCCTTGGTCGTCGTCGGGAGCTTCCGGACGTCGTCGACACCGTCGATCTCGGCGGGGTCGACGCCCGCTTCGTCCAGCTTCTCGCGGTAGAACGGGACGTTCTCGTAGGCGTTCTCGACCGTCTCCCGGAGTCGCTCCGCTTGGAGGTCGCGGATCGCCGCGCGGTCGGCGTCCTCTATGGGCTTGTGTACCATAGTCGGGCGCTCGGCCGACGAGAGTAAAAATCATGATGATCCCGACGCGTCGAAACCCACCGACAGAACGCGGATCGGCGACGATCGCGTGCTCCCACGGGAAGGCTTTTCGTCGGACCGCCGGAATCGTCGTCCCATGCGCGAGGCGTACATCATCGGCGCGGGGCAGACCCCCTTCGGCGCGATGCCTGGCGAGAGCTATCGGTCGCTGTTCGCCGACGCCGTCGACGCGGCGTTCGACAGCGTCCCCGACGGTATCGACACCGGCGAGATCGACGAGGCGGTCGTCGGCACGCTCGGCGTCGGCGGGCGACAGATCGGACTCTCCGCCCCGGCAGTCACCGAACACGCCGGCCTCCACGGCGTCCCGAGCACGCGCGTCGAGAACGCGTGTGCGGCTTCGGGCTACGCGGTCAGACAGGCCGTACAGGCCGTCCGAAGCGGGATGGCCGACGTGGCGCTTGCGGGCGGCGTCGAAGTGATGTCCGACCTGAGCGGCGACGCGGCGAAGTACTGGCTCGGCGTCTCCGGCGAGACCGAGTGGGAGCGCCTGACCGGCACCACGTTCGCCGGCGTCTACGCCCAGATGGCTAGCGCGTACTTCGACCGCTACGACGCGACGCCGGAGCATCTCTCGCAGGTCGCCGTCAAGAACCACAAAAACGGCGCGAAGAACGACAAGGCCCACCTCGGCTTCGAGTGCTCGCTCGAGGACGCGCGGGACGCGCCGGTCGTCGCCGATCCGCTGAACCTCTATCACTGCTGTCCGACCTCCGACGGCGCCGCCGCGGTGCTCGTCGCGAGCGAGGACGCCGTCGGGGCGTACACCGACGAGCCGATCCGCGTCGCGGGGGTCGGCGCGGCAAGCGAGCGAGTAGGGCTGTTTCAGCGCGACACCTACACCGGGATCGACGCGTCGATGGAGGCTGCCGCCGAGGCGTACGACCGGGCGGGGATCGAGCCCGACGAGCTCGACTTCGCGGAGGTCCACGACTGCTTCGCGATCGCGGAACTGCTGGCCTACGAGGACCTCGGCTTCTGTGGCCGCGGCGAGGCGGGCGAACTGATCGACGCTGGCGCGACCGAGCTCGGGGGCGAACTCCCGGTCAACGCCTCCGGCGGGCTGAAGTCGAAGGGTCACCCGATCGGCGCGACCGGCGCCGGGCAGATCGCGGAGGCGTACAAACAGCTCCGCGGCGAAGCCGGCGAACGCCAAGTCCAGGATGCCGAACTCGGCTTGACCCACAACGTCGGCGGCAGCGGCGGCGCAGCGGTCGTGCACGTCCTCGAACGGGAGGTGGGCCGATGAGCGACGGCGACGGCACGACTGATGAACCCGGGATCGCCGCGATCGGCGCGTACACGCCCCGGCTCAGGATCGACGCAGCGGAGTTCGAAGACGCGTGGGGACGGTTCGACGCGGCGGGCGTCGAGCGGAAGGCAGTCCCCGAGGCCGACGAGGACGCGCTCACGATGGGGATCGAGGCGGCCCGACGCGCGCTCGACGCCGCCGACCGCGACGGCGACGAGATCGCCCACCTCGCGTTCGCGACCACGACGCCGCCGATGGCCGAAGAGGATCTCACGCCGCGGCTCGCGAGCGTGCTCGACGCGCCCGGGGACGCGGACACGCGCACGCTCACGGCCAGCACCCGCGCCGGCGCACAGGCGCTCGCCGGGGCGCTCGATGCGGGCCCGTGGAGCGGATCGGCGGGCAACGGGATCGGCCTCGTCGTCGTCGCCGACTGCCCGCGCGGCGAGCCGGACAGCGAGATCGAACACGCCGCGGGCGCCGGCGCGGCCGCGCTCGTGCTCGCCGCCGGCGCGCCCGGCACCGTCGTCGACCGCGGTTCGTACGTCCAATCCTACCCCGGAACGCGGTTCCGGGAAGCTGGGAGCGAGGAGACGACGGGGCTCGGCGTCACCCAGTACGACCGCGAGGCGTTCACGACCGCGCTCGGCGGCGCTGTCGACGCACTCGACGTCGACCTAGCTAGCGCCGACGCCGCGGCGGTGCAGTCGCCGGACGGCAAGCTCCCCTACCGCGCCGCAGGCGCGCTGGGCGTCGACACCGAGACGATCGCGGCCGCGGAGACGGTCAGCCACCTCGGCGATACGGGCGCGGCGAGCGCGTTCCTCGGCGTCGCGTCGGCGTTCGACGATGGCACGGAGCGCGTGCTGCTCGCGGCCTACGGTAGCGGCGCGGGCGCGAACGCGCTCGTAGTCGACGGCTCGATTCCCGTCGACGCCGCGCTGTCGGGGGCGACCGATCTCTCCTACGCCGAGTACCTCCGCCGGCGCGGCGAGATCACGACCGGCGAGCCCGAGGGCGGCGGCGCGTACGTCAGCGTCCCCTCGTGGCAGCGCACGACGCCCCAGCGTCACCGACTGGCCGCCGGACGATGTCCGAACTGCGGCGCGCTGAACTTCCCGCCCGGCGGCGCCTGTGGTGACTGCCACGCCCGGGTCGAGGAGTACGAACGGGTCGAACTCACTGGGGAAGGCACCATCGAGGCGACCACCACGATCGCACAGGGCGGGGCGCCGCCGGAGTTCGTCGAGCAGCAGTCCCGAAGCGGCCCGTTCGTGAGCGCGATCGTCGCTCTCGACGGTCCCGACGGCGACAGCGTGAGCGTCCCCTCGCAGGTGCTCGCGGACGGCGAGAGCGTCGAGATCGGGACGCGCGTCGCCGCGACGATCCGCCGGATCTACACGCAGGAGGGCGTGACCCGCTACGGGTTCAAGCTGCGAGCGATCGAGCGGCAGCGGTAGTCGGCTGGGCGCTTCGACGATTTTCAGCGACTCCGTGTCACGCGGTTTTTTCTCGGCACCGGCCCCTCTCAGGCGCATGCACGTAGCCGTACTCGGCGCCGGCACGATGGGACACGGGATCGCCCAGGTATCGGCCATGGCGGGCCACGACGTGTGGCTCCGGGACATCGAGCGGGAACTCGTCGACGACGGGCTCGACGCCATCGAGGCGAACCTCCAAGGCGGCGTCGAGCGCGACAAAGTCACCGAGGAGGAGAAGGACGCCACGCTCGATCGCATCGCCGGCACGACCTCGCTCGAAGACGCGGTCGGCGACGCTGAGATCGTGATCGAGGCGGTGCCCGAGCAGATGGAGATCAAACAGGAGACGTTCGCGGACGTGGAGTCCCACGTCGACGAGGACGCGATTATCGCTTCCAACACCTCCTCGCTGTCGCTGACGGAGATCGCGAGCACGCTGGATCGTCCGGACCGCGCGGTGGGTCTGCACTTCTTCAACCCCGTGCACATTATGGAATTGGTGGAAATTGTCGTCGCCGAGCAAACGAGCGATCGGGCGCTGGAGCGCGCCCACGAGTTCGTCGAGGGGATCGACCGGACCCCGGTCGAAGTGACCGACTCGCCGGGATTCGCCTCGTCTCGGCTCGGTGTCGCACTCGGCGTCGAAGCCATGCGGATGGTGCAGGAGGGTGTCGCCTCGCCCGAGGATATCGACGCCGCGATGGAGCTCGGCTACAACCACCCGCAGGGGCCGATCGCGCTGGGGGACGTGGTCGGGCTCGACGTGCGGCTGGATATCCTCGAGCACCTCCGGGAGGAGCTCGGCGAGCGATTCCGGCCGCCCCAGATCCTGAAACGAAAGGTCCGGGCCGGCAAGCTCGGCAAGAAGAGCGGCGAGGGGTTCTACGTCTGGGAGGACGGTGAGATCGTCGGCACTAGCGGCGACTGGGGTGAGAAACAGTGATCGAGGAGGTCGCGGCCGACTGCGAGACCGTCGACGCCGAGGTCGGGGCTCGGGGCGACCGCGTGGCCACGGTCACGCTCCGCCGGCCGGACGCCCGGAACGCGCTGAACGCTCAACTCCGTGAGGAGCTTGCCGACGTGATCGACGCGGTGGAGGGGGAGGAGGTCCGGGCGGTCGTGCTCACCGGCGCCGAGGAGGCCGGCGCCTTCGCCGCCGGCGCGGACGTGACCGAACTCCGGGAGCGCGACGCGCTCGAACAGCGCGAGGCCAGCAAGCGCCCGCGGGTGTACGAACACGTCGCGGACTGCCCGATGCCGGTGATCGCCCGGATCAACGGCCACGCCCTCGGCGGCGGCTGCGAGCTGATCCAGGCCTGTGACGTCCGGATCGCCCACGAGGACGCCAAGATCGGCCAGCCCGAGATCACGCTCGGCATCATGCCCGGCGGCGGCGGCACCCAGCGGCTCCCCCGGCTGGTCGGCGAGGGGCAGGCCATGCGCCTGATCCTCTCCGGCGAACTGATCGACGCCGCGGAGGCCGCGGAGATCGGACTCGTCGACGGGGTACACGGCGACGACGGCTTCGACGATGCAGTGAACGAGCTCGCGGCGTCGATGGCCGCGAACAGCCCGGTCGCGCTGGAGTTCGCCAAGCAGTCGGTGAAAGCAGCCTCGCAACTGGGGCTGGAAGACGGCATCGAGTACGAGGCCGAACTGTTCGCCCAGCTGTTCGCGACCCACGACAAGGACGAGGGAATCGACGCGTTCCTCGAGGACCGCGACCCCGAGTGGCAGGGCGAGTAGCGGCCGCGGAGGAAGGTTTTTGCGCCGGTCCGGAAATCCTCAGCCATGGACGTCGAGGCGTTCTTAGAGCGCATGCCGTTCACGGACCTGCTGGGCATCGAGGTGACGGAAGTCGGCGACGGCCACGCCGAGGGCCGCGTCGAGATGCGAGAGGAGCTGGCGTGGGATGCCGAGGGGACGACGGCCCACGGCGGCGTCACGTTCACGCTCGCGGACACCGTCGGCGGCGCCGCACTCCTCTCGCAGGTGGAGCAGCCGGTCCCGACTATCGACATGCGCATCGACTACCTGGAAGCGGGGACCGGGGATTTCTCGGCCGCAGCGGAGGTGGTCCGGCTCGGCGACGATATCGCTGTCGTCGAAGTGACCGTGTGCAGCGAGGGGACTCACGTCCCCGACGCTCGCGGGGTGTACAAGACGGGGTGAGGCGCCAATAAATCGTTAATAGCGATATCGAAATTCGGCAATCCCGGCTCCAGTGTTGCCGGCGGGACTGGCTTTATGCCACACTGACCCAAGATAGAGCCATGTCAACTGAAGAGACCGACGTAGTCGTGATCGGTGCCGGGCCGGGCGGCTACGTCGCCGCGATCCGTGCCGCACAGCGGGGCCTCGAAACCACCATCGTCGAGCGCGGCGAGCCGGGCGGCGTCTGCCTCAACCACGGCTGCATCCCCTCGAAGGCGCTGATCGACGTGGCACGCGCCGCGGGCGGGGTCGGCCGGATGACGGATCGCGGCGTCCACGCGCAGCCGACGGTCGCGTTCGACGAGCTGAGCGAGTGGCAGGATTCGGTCGTCGACCGGCTCACCGGTGGCGTCGAACAGCTCCTCGGCGCAAACGGCGTGACCTACCGGGAGGGGACTGCCCGCTTCCGTGACGAGCACACCGTCGAGATCGACCCGCCGTCGCTGACCGCCGACTCGACGACGCTCTCCTTCGAGCACGCGGTGATCGCGACCGGGAGTCGGCCGATCGAGCTCCCGGGGTTCTCGTTCGACGACGAGCCGGTGTTGAGCTCCCGCGACGTGCTCGATCTCTCCGAGCGACCCGACCGGCTGGTCGTCGTCGGCGCGGGCTACATCGGGATGGAGCTCTCGACGGCGTTCGCCGAGTTGGGCACCGACGTGACCGTCCTCGAAGCGCTCGACGACCCGTTGCCGGCCTACGGCGACGAGCTCGTCGAGCCGGTCGCCGAGCGCGCCCGCGAGCTGGGGATCTCCTTCTCCTTCGCCGAGGCCGCACAGGAGTGGTACGAGGACATCACGGGCGCACCGGTCGTCGTCACCGAGACCGAGGAGGGGGACCAGCAGGAGTACGAAGCCGATGCCGTGCTCGTCGCCGTCGGTCGCCGCCCGGTCGCCGACACGGTCGATCCGGACGCTGCGGGTGTGACGGTCGACGACGACGGGTTCGTCGTCACGGGGAAGAACGGGGAGACCAGTCAGGAGCACATCTACGCCGTCGGCGACGTGGCGGGCGAGCCGATGCTGGCCCACGAGGCCAGCCACGCGGCACTGCACGCCGTCGAAGATATCGCGGGCGGGGATCCCGGCCCGGTCGGGCCCGTCCCGAGCGTCGTGTTCACCGAGCCCGAGATCGCAACCGTCGGGGTCGCTCCGGATGCTGCGGAGCGGGATGTCACCGTCGGCCGGATGGCGTTCCGCGGGAACGGCCGCGCGCTCACCGCGGGCGAGGAGGAAGGGTTCGTGCAGGTCGTCGCCGA from Halolamina sediminis encodes:
- a CDS encoding TspO/MBR family protein; the encoded protein is MSLRTWLARLPRRRPWLALALAVLVVEIVGASGAVFTAQGLGAWYASLERPAVAPPNWVFGPVWTALFASMGGAVWLVWRRIESATGPARLALGVFAAQFVFNLAWSAVFFGMREIAAGLAVIGVLWALIVATIRAFDRVDRRAAVLLVPYLLWVTFAAYLNYRFWVLN
- a CDS encoding enoyl-CoA hydratase/isomerase family protein codes for the protein MQIDDGAVKRITFDRPDVYNAMTTDVAAELADAFGDLDPESHDAAVITGEGDAFSAGGDIDSMAERDWTTAEAYERVQATFGRVAENALSAPVPIVAKVNGDAVGAGLSLVAVADFAYAAESARFGASFVNVGLIPDMGATAILPHLIGLRKTKELAFTGELVGADEAAAMDLVNEAVPGDELDARVDELLETLQSKPTANVGLAKEAIHDSLGQQWRDGLQREAALQSLAYDTPAHEEGVAAFRESRTPEFDR
- a CDS encoding helix-turn-helix domain-containing protein, producing the protein MIDECLMAEFRIRGDDCPLAEASRAADAVVDVAPPLLRDDGNVLLRFSAAPNEAFTAALDADDRIRYLYRATVDGRHSYRCLSLQRSVVHELVSAGFVVESLRYERGDALLTGAVVGQEILQAVMATAGETVGVELERVYALGPEEDSTVAERWDLTPAQTEAIRAAVEMGYFTVPRRTTAGEVADAIGISKSAFLERLRRGQNALFSQVFDVEPRSAHSDGN
- a CDS encoding Phenylacetic acid catabolic protein, producing MNIEEVKAQAGPRAFSPRDDLPREYREAATRMLEFHANSEIMGAYLERPFIRKAPSLERKMAFSAKTQDEIGHGQMLYRAAESLGIKTRDEMLEDLANGDGKFLNCFHYPMERYVETPMIAFFVDGAAMRRQATLKSSSWEPYAHAMDKICFEEGMHVKHGESILRELMSGSKKEQEMTQEAFEQWWPRILQFFGPTDDQSTHHDFAEQVGLKTKSNDELRNAFLNTYMPKAENYGLEIPDEPRIRDNGDGTYEVVEDDLDWEEFFTVSKNEYEGSKQQIESRARAQEAVQWVRDMLDGQSTTGSGPTPQAAD
- a CDS encoding PacF protein, whose amino-acid sequence is MIWEVFRQGTPEGAHEHCGNVHAPDREMAKQFSAIQHGRRKPTHSLWVAPQERVSGVYGDEDAGTVDGETDWTVFRQGKAGDYHEHCGQVTAGSVDDAKAAAHDAFGDDDPNSLWVVQSRYVGEITDEDVEFGGTTNKAYRFAQTYNVDPAAEEVKASESEQIEAERQRGDS
- the paaC gene encoding 1,2-phenylacetyl-CoA epoxidase subunit PaaC; translated protein: MAATDADLGAPDELSEREREAVEAQLFRLADDEYVQAERYTFWQVRAPTLESDLAVANNAQDELGHARLWYDAIQQLGYSEESLLWESEPDDFQHSTLVELPFSEGDWGDAILRGYLYDVAEEIRLAALEESSYEAIRNRTSRIQGEEDYHVEHAQNWLRRMADDEEASRRVQAALDRLYPYALTLFEPVGEVHGDGDDAVAGVEDDIVDLGIRDATLDEMRAEWAERTTAFLTDLGFEVPEDAEPVTPTGRDNEHTEHWHDLHEEMVSSYRNLGRHEATTLMDDE
- the paaD gene encoding 1,2-phenylacetyl-CoA epoxidase subunit PaaD, with product MSSEPDGPEEFDRPRADPDAGPCGYTEYETKERTTEEVPATGEGAEGLEREVWAALYEVEDPEMPVSVVDLGLIYGLELDDGEATIDMTLTYSGCPARELILDDVAEAAESVDGVDEAEVRLVWAPDWSLDLVTEQGKEALREFGISVER
- the paaE gene encoding 1,2-phenylacetyl-CoA epoxidase subunit PaaE is translated as MSDEPTAGPSTNSPEPDPSVTTSGETTGAECPYCGSENTEREHPRGPSRCQSIHYCNDCLQQFKKFE
- a CDS encoding MaoC family dehydratase, producing MAYSYEPHYFEDFEVGEEFISVGRTVTESDFVMHSALSGDWTELHTNKEYAEEQEFGERIAHGPMTFVQATGFVYRTGIVERTAVAFLGMNYMDLPNPVTIGDTLQLEMEVTEKKELSRDDAGLVVLDCVMENQEETVVLEGDMKFLIKRKDAADEDAE